The following proteins are encoded in a genomic region of Brachypodium distachyon strain Bd21 chromosome 1, Brachypodium_distachyon_v3.0, whole genome shotgun sequence:
- the LOC100835311 gene encoding putative lipase YDR444W isoform X3 gives MWGISPSLMAVIFAFQNAVTKASFFAKYSDISRKPIHGANFISLCSTLNEGFNTRAYPYSRPISTSRGGPVSYSSMDQSKSKQGPDHLLILVHGIMASPSDWTYGEAVLKRQLGGKFFIHASSSNIYTKSFDGIDVAGRRLANEVLDVVQKMAGLRKISFIAHSLGGLFARYAISILYSLQTKETGLGSAYVMPTVGGSEIPQHTSGLGAIAGLEPINFITLATPHLGVRGKNQLPFLQGLSFLEKLAAPLAPFIVGRTGGQLFLTDGEPSKPPLLLLMTSDHEDKKFISALAAFKNRVLYANVSYDHMVGWRTSSIRRELDLKTPLHRSVDGYKYIVNVEYCSAVSSDGPHFPSRAARAKEAAQSTPNIENTEEYHEMMEEEMIHGLQRVGWKKVDVNFHASLWPYSAHNSIHVKNEWLHNAGAGVIAHLANSIKQSCFHANL, from the exons ATGTGGGGCATTTCGCCAAGCTTAATGGCCGTCATTTTCGCTTTCCAAAATGCAGTGACCAAAGCGAGTTTTTTCGCCAAGTACAGTGACATATCTAGGAAGCCAATCCATGGTGCCAACTTCATTTCACTTTGTAGTACTCTCAATGAAG GATTCAACACCAGAGCGTACCCTTATTCCCGCCCAATTTCCACCAGTAGGGGAGGTCCTGTATCGTATTCATCCATGGATCAATCCAAAAGCAAGCAAGGACCAGATCACCTCCTCATTTTGGTTCATGGAATCATGGCAAG CCCCAGTGACTGGACATATGGGGAAGCAGTGTTGAAAAGGCAGCTAGGTGGTAAATTCTTCATCCATG CTAGTTCATCAAACATCTACACGAAATCTTTTGATGGGATTGATGTAGCTGGAAGAAGGTTAGCGAACGAA GTCTTGGATGTGGTTCAGAAGATGGCAGGCTTGAGAAAGATTTCCTTCATAGCACATTCTTTGGGTGGTTTGTTTGCTAGATATGCTATTTCTATACTATATTCACTGCAAACAAAGGAAACGGGTCTAGGTAGTGCTTATGTCATGCCTACAGTTGGAGGATCTGAAATACCACAACACACTTCAGGATTAGGTGCAATTGCTGGGTTGGAGCCAATTAATTTTATTACATTGGCAACCCCACATCTTGGTGTTAGAGGAAAAAATCAG CTTCCATTTCTTCAAGGGCTATCATTCCTAGAAAAGCTCGCTGCACCGTTGGCTCCCTTCATTGTCGGACGCACTGGTGGTCAACTCTTTCTCACTGATGGTGAACCTAGCAAgccacctcttcttctattAATGACATCTGATCACGAGGACAAAAAGTTTAT ATCTGCACTAGCAGCTTTCAAGAACCGTGTTCTGTATGCTAATGTTTCATATGACC ATATGGTCGGTTGGCGAACATCTTCAATAAGGAGAGAACTGGACCTTAAAACG CCCTTGCATCGTTCTGTTGATGGCTACAAGTACATTGTGAATGTGGAATACTGTTCGGCTGTATCGTCCGATGGTCCCCATTTTCCTTCGCGAGCCGCCAGAGCTAAGGAGGCTGCACAAAGTACGCCGAACATCGAAAATACCGAGGAATATCACGAAATGATGGAAG AGGAGATGATTCATGGCTTGCAAAGAGTGGGTTGGAAGAAAGTAGATGTCAACTTCCATGCATCACTATGGCCTTACTCTGCTCACAACAGCATACAT GTTAAAAACGAGTGGCTCCACAATGCTGGTGCCGGCGTTATTGCCCATCTCGCCAACAGCATAAAACAATCATGTTTTCATGCCAACCTGTAA
- the LOC100835311 gene encoding putative lipase YDR444W isoform X1, translating into MWGISPSLMAVIFAFQNAVTKASFFAKYSDISRKPIHGANFISLCSTLNEGFNTRAYPYSRPISTSRGGPVSYSSMDQSKSKQGPDHLLILVHGIMASPSDWTYGEAVLKRQLGGKFFIHASSSNIYTKSFDGIDVAGRRLANEVLDVVQKMAGLRKISFIAHSLGGLFARYAISILYSLQTKETGLGSAYVMPTVGGSEIPQHTSGLGAIAGLEPINFITLATPHLGVRGKNQLPFLQGLSFLEKLAAPLAPFIVGRTGGQLFLTDGEPSKPPLLLLMTSDHEDKKFISALAAFKNRVLYANVSYDHMVGWRTSSIRRELDLKTPLHRSVDGYKYIVNVEYCSAVSSDGPHFPSRAARAKEAAQSTPNIENTEEYHEMMEEEMIHGLQRVGWKKVDVNFHASLWPYSAHNSIHVKNEWLHNAGAGVIAHLANSIKQSCFHANLSTGVSGTLDCRRPELFGTARSQLPARLKMGRNNG; encoded by the exons ATGTGGGGCATTTCGCCAAGCTTAATGGCCGTCATTTTCGCTTTCCAAAATGCAGTGACCAAAGCGAGTTTTTTCGCCAAGTACAGTGACATATCTAGGAAGCCAATCCATGGTGCCAACTTCATTTCACTTTGTAGTACTCTCAATGAAG GATTCAACACCAGAGCGTACCCTTATTCCCGCCCAATTTCCACCAGTAGGGGAGGTCCTGTATCGTATTCATCCATGGATCAATCCAAAAGCAAGCAAGGACCAGATCACCTCCTCATTTTGGTTCATGGAATCATGGCAAG CCCCAGTGACTGGACATATGGGGAAGCAGTGTTGAAAAGGCAGCTAGGTGGTAAATTCTTCATCCATG CTAGTTCATCAAACATCTACACGAAATCTTTTGATGGGATTGATGTAGCTGGAAGAAGGTTAGCGAACGAA GTCTTGGATGTGGTTCAGAAGATGGCAGGCTTGAGAAAGATTTCCTTCATAGCACATTCTTTGGGTGGTTTGTTTGCTAGATATGCTATTTCTATACTATATTCACTGCAAACAAAGGAAACGGGTCTAGGTAGTGCTTATGTCATGCCTACAGTTGGAGGATCTGAAATACCACAACACACTTCAGGATTAGGTGCAATTGCTGGGTTGGAGCCAATTAATTTTATTACATTGGCAACCCCACATCTTGGTGTTAGAGGAAAAAATCAG CTTCCATTTCTTCAAGGGCTATCATTCCTAGAAAAGCTCGCTGCACCGTTGGCTCCCTTCATTGTCGGACGCACTGGTGGTCAACTCTTTCTCACTGATGGTGAACCTAGCAAgccacctcttcttctattAATGACATCTGATCACGAGGACAAAAAGTTTAT ATCTGCACTAGCAGCTTTCAAGAACCGTGTTCTGTATGCTAATGTTTCATATGACC ATATGGTCGGTTGGCGAACATCTTCAATAAGGAGAGAACTGGACCTTAAAACG CCCTTGCATCGTTCTGTTGATGGCTACAAGTACATTGTGAATGTGGAATACTGTTCGGCTGTATCGTCCGATGGTCCCCATTTTCCTTCGCGAGCCGCCAGAGCTAAGGAGGCTGCACAAAGTACGCCGAACATCGAAAATACCGAGGAATATCACGAAATGATGGAAG AGGAGATGATTCATGGCTTGCAAAGAGTGGGTTGGAAGAAAGTAGATGTCAACTTCCATGCATCACTATGGCCTTACTCTGCTCACAACAGCATACAT GTTAAAAACGAGTGGCTCCACAATGCTGGTGCCGGCGTTATTGCCCATCTCGCCAACAGCATAAAACAATCATGTTTTCATGCCAACCT ATCTACAGGAGTTAGCGGTACACTTGATTGCAGACGTCCAGAACTGTTTGGTACTGCAAGGAGCCAGCTGCCGGCACGATTGAAGATGGGAAGAAACAACGGTTAA
- the MPK6 gene encoding uncharacterized protein LOC100834779 produces the protein MDGGAQPPDAEMADAGAAVPGAGAGAAGTMENIQATLSHGGRFIQYNIFGNVFEVTVKYKPPILPIGKGAYGIVCSALNSETGEQVAIKKIANAFDNKIDAKRTLREIKLLRHMDHENIVAIRDIIPPAQRNSFNDVYIAYELMDTDLHQIIRSNQALSEEHCQYFLYQILRGLKYIHSANVLHRDLKPSNLLLNANCDLKICDFGLARTTSETDFMTEYVVTRWYRAPELLLNSSEYTAAIDVWSVGCIFMELMDRKPLFPGRDHVHQLRLLMELIGTPNEADLDFVNENARRYIRQLPRHARQSFSEKFPHVHPSAIDLVEKMLTFDPRQRITVEGALAHPYLASLHDISDEPVCTMPFSFDFEQHALSEEQMKDLIHQEALAFNPDYQ, from the exons ATGGACGGCGGGGCTCAGCCGCCGGACGCGGAGATGGCGGACGCCGGGGCGGCGGTGCCTGGGGCGGGTGCGGGTGCGGCGGGGACGATGGAGAACATCCAGGCGACGCTCAGCCATGGGGGCAGGTTCATCCAGTACAACATCTTCGGCAACGTCTTCGAGGTCACCGTCAAGTACAAGCCCCCCATCCTCCCCATCGGCAAGGGCGCCTACGGCATCGTCTG CTCCGCGCTCAACTCGGAGACCGGGGAGCAGGTGGCCATCAAGAAGATCGCCAACGCCTTCGACAACAAGATCGACGCCAAGCGGACGCTCCGGGAGATCAAGCTGCTCCGCCACATGGACCACGAGAAT ATTGTTGCAATAAGGGATATTATACCTCCTGCCCAGAGGAATTCGTTCAATGACGTCTATATTGCATATGAACTGATGGACACCGATCTGCATCAAATTATTCGCTCAAATCAAGCTTTATCAGAGGAACACTGTCAG TATTTCCTCTACCAAATTCTTCGTGGCTTGAAGTATATACATTCGGCAAATGTTCTTCACCGAGACTTGAAGCCGAGCAATCTTCTTTTGAATGCAAATTGTGACCTAAAGATATGCGATTTTGGGCTTGCTCGTACCACCTCAGAAACTGATTTTATGACTGAGTATGTTGTGACAAGATGGTACAGGGCACCAGAGCTTTTGTTGAACTCTTCCGAATACACGGCAGCAATTGATGTATGGTCTGTGGGTTGTATATTTATGGAACTGATGGATAGGAAACCTTTGTTTCCAGGAAGAGACCATGTTCATCAGCTGCGTCTACTAATGGAG CTCATCGGGACGCCAAATGAGGCTGATTTGGATTTTGTAAATGAAAATGCAAGAAGATATATCCGCCAACTTCCCCGTCATGCAAGGCAGTCCTTCTCTGAAAAATTTCCACATGTCCACCCTTCAGCAATTGACTTGGTTGAGAAGATGCTGACTTTTGATCCTAGACAGAGAATAACAG TTGAAGGTGCACTTGCACATCCTTACTTGGCATCGCTGCATGACATTAGTGATGAGCCAGTGTGCACGATGCCCTTCAGCTTTGACTTTGAGCAGCATGCATTATCAGAAGAACAAATGAAGGATCTAATCCACCAAGAGGCCCTAGCATTCAACCCTGATTACCAGTAG
- the LOC100835311 gene encoding uncharacterized protein LOC100835311 isoform X4: MWGISPSLMAVIFAFQNAVTKASFFAKYSDISRKPIHGANFISLCSTLNEGFNTRAYPYSRPISTSRGGPVSYSSMDQSKSKQGPDHLLILVHGIMASPSDWTYGEAVLKRQLGGKFFIHASSSNIYTKSFDGIDVAGRRLANELPFLQGLSFLEKLAAPLAPFIVGRTGGQLFLTDGEPSKPPLLLLMTSDHEDKKFISALAAFKNRVLYANVSYDHMVGWRTSSIRRELDLKTPLHRSVDGYKYIVNVEYCSAVSSDGPHFPSRAARAKEAAQSTPNIENTEEYHEMMEEEMIHGLQRVGWKKVDVNFHASLWPYSAHNSIHVKNEWLHNAGAGVIAHLANSIKQSCFHANLSTGVSGTLDCRRPELFGTARSQLPARLKMGRNNG, encoded by the exons ATGTGGGGCATTTCGCCAAGCTTAATGGCCGTCATTTTCGCTTTCCAAAATGCAGTGACCAAAGCGAGTTTTTTCGCCAAGTACAGTGACATATCTAGGAAGCCAATCCATGGTGCCAACTTCATTTCACTTTGTAGTACTCTCAATGAAG GATTCAACACCAGAGCGTACCCTTATTCCCGCCCAATTTCCACCAGTAGGGGAGGTCCTGTATCGTATTCATCCATGGATCAATCCAAAAGCAAGCAAGGACCAGATCACCTCCTCATTTTGGTTCATGGAATCATGGCAAG CCCCAGTGACTGGACATATGGGGAAGCAGTGTTGAAAAGGCAGCTAGGTGGTAAATTCTTCATCCATG CTAGTTCATCAAACATCTACACGAAATCTTTTGATGGGATTGATGTAGCTGGAAGAAGGTTAGCGAACGAA CTTCCATTTCTTCAAGGGCTATCATTCCTAGAAAAGCTCGCTGCACCGTTGGCTCCCTTCATTGTCGGACGCACTGGTGGTCAACTCTTTCTCACTGATGGTGAACCTAGCAAgccacctcttcttctattAATGACATCTGATCACGAGGACAAAAAGTTTAT ATCTGCACTAGCAGCTTTCAAGAACCGTGTTCTGTATGCTAATGTTTCATATGACC ATATGGTCGGTTGGCGAACATCTTCAATAAGGAGAGAACTGGACCTTAAAACG CCCTTGCATCGTTCTGTTGATGGCTACAAGTACATTGTGAATGTGGAATACTGTTCGGCTGTATCGTCCGATGGTCCCCATTTTCCTTCGCGAGCCGCCAGAGCTAAGGAGGCTGCACAAAGTACGCCGAACATCGAAAATACCGAGGAATATCACGAAATGATGGAAG AGGAGATGATTCATGGCTTGCAAAGAGTGGGTTGGAAGAAAGTAGATGTCAACTTCCATGCATCACTATGGCCTTACTCTGCTCACAACAGCATACAT GTTAAAAACGAGTGGCTCCACAATGCTGGTGCCGGCGTTATTGCCCATCTCGCCAACAGCATAAAACAATCATGTTTTCATGCCAACCT ATCTACAGGAGTTAGCGGTACACTTGATTGCAGACGTCCAGAACTGTTTGGTACTGCAAGGAGCCAGCTGCCGGCACGATTGAAGATGGGAAGAAACAACGGTTAA
- the LOC100835311 gene encoding putative lipase YDR444W isoform X2, giving the protein MASALCSPPCHRSHRSFHSSLLRPSAPVCHACHRSRTGGPPGFNTRAYPYSRPISTSRGGPVSYSSMDQSKSKQGPDHLLILVHGIMASPSDWTYGEAVLKRQLGGKFFIHASSSNIYTKSFDGIDVAGRRLANEVLDVVQKMAGLRKISFIAHSLGGLFARYAISILYSLQTKETGLGSAYVMPTVGGSEIPQHTSGLGAIAGLEPINFITLATPHLGVRGKNQLPFLQGLSFLEKLAAPLAPFIVGRTGGQLFLTDGEPSKPPLLLLMTSDHEDKKFISALAAFKNRVLYANVSYDHMVGWRTSSIRRELDLKTPLHRSVDGYKYIVNVEYCSAVSSDGPHFPSRAARAKEAAQSTPNIENTEEYHEMMEEEMIHGLQRVGWKKVDVNFHASLWPYSAHNSIHVKNEWLHNAGAGVIAHLANSIKQSCFHANLSTGVSGTLDCRRPELFGTARSQLPARLKMGRNNG; this is encoded by the exons ATGGCGTCCGCGCTCTGCTCTCCTCCTTGCCACCGCAGCCACCGTTCCTTCCACTccagcctcctccgcccctccgCTCCCGTCTGCCACGCCTGCCACCGGAGCCGCACCGGCGGCCCGCCAG GATTCAACACCAGAGCGTACCCTTATTCCCGCCCAATTTCCACCAGTAGGGGAGGTCCTGTATCGTATTCATCCATGGATCAATCCAAAAGCAAGCAAGGACCAGATCACCTCCTCATTTTGGTTCATGGAATCATGGCAAG CCCCAGTGACTGGACATATGGGGAAGCAGTGTTGAAAAGGCAGCTAGGTGGTAAATTCTTCATCCATG CTAGTTCATCAAACATCTACACGAAATCTTTTGATGGGATTGATGTAGCTGGAAGAAGGTTAGCGAACGAA GTCTTGGATGTGGTTCAGAAGATGGCAGGCTTGAGAAAGATTTCCTTCATAGCACATTCTTTGGGTGGTTTGTTTGCTAGATATGCTATTTCTATACTATATTCACTGCAAACAAAGGAAACGGGTCTAGGTAGTGCTTATGTCATGCCTACAGTTGGAGGATCTGAAATACCACAACACACTTCAGGATTAGGTGCAATTGCTGGGTTGGAGCCAATTAATTTTATTACATTGGCAACCCCACATCTTGGTGTTAGAGGAAAAAATCAG CTTCCATTTCTTCAAGGGCTATCATTCCTAGAAAAGCTCGCTGCACCGTTGGCTCCCTTCATTGTCGGACGCACTGGTGGTCAACTCTTTCTCACTGATGGTGAACCTAGCAAgccacctcttcttctattAATGACATCTGATCACGAGGACAAAAAGTTTAT ATCTGCACTAGCAGCTTTCAAGAACCGTGTTCTGTATGCTAATGTTTCATATGACC ATATGGTCGGTTGGCGAACATCTTCAATAAGGAGAGAACTGGACCTTAAAACG CCCTTGCATCGTTCTGTTGATGGCTACAAGTACATTGTGAATGTGGAATACTGTTCGGCTGTATCGTCCGATGGTCCCCATTTTCCTTCGCGAGCCGCCAGAGCTAAGGAGGCTGCACAAAGTACGCCGAACATCGAAAATACCGAGGAATATCACGAAATGATGGAAG AGGAGATGATTCATGGCTTGCAAAGAGTGGGTTGGAAGAAAGTAGATGTCAACTTCCATGCATCACTATGGCCTTACTCTGCTCACAACAGCATACAT GTTAAAAACGAGTGGCTCCACAATGCTGGTGCCGGCGTTATTGCCCATCTCGCCAACAGCATAAAACAATCATGTTTTCATGCCAACCT ATCTACAGGAGTTAGCGGTACACTTGATTGCAGACGTCCAGAACTGTTTGGTACTGCAAGGAGCCAGCTGCCGGCACGATTGAAGATGGGAAGAAACAACGGTTAA